From Bordetella flabilis, the proteins below share one genomic window:
- a CDS encoding TAXI family TRAP transporter solute-binding subunit, protein MKTPILRLALLLCLALFGLIGVRTAVAENISIATGGTGGVYYPIGGGIAAVLSKKVPGMEATAEVTGGSVDNLKLIDGDASYIGLTMSDAAQDAYRGEDKFKGRKVPLRTLMILYPNRMHVVSVEGKGINTMADLKGKRISTGAPGSATEVMAFRMLEAAGIDKDKDVKRERLSVAESVNAIKDNKIDAFFWVGGLPTAAVTDLANTPGTTIKMIDNADLVPAMNKKYGNLYVQDTIAKTVYRGMDKDNRQATVMNILVANEKMSDQTAYDIVKTIFTSRDELIAVHKDTADFKLENQKTAATPIPFHPGAVKYYKERGVNLD, encoded by the coding sequence ATGAAGACCCCAATCCTGCGGTTGGCTTTACTGCTATGCCTGGCCCTGTTCGGCCTTATCGGAGTCAGGACCGCCGTCGCGGAAAACATCTCCATCGCCACCGGCGGCACCGGCGGGGTCTACTACCCCATCGGGGGCGGCATCGCCGCCGTGCTCTCCAAGAAAGTCCCCGGCATGGAAGCCACCGCCGAAGTCACCGGCGGCTCCGTCGACAACCTCAAGCTGATCGATGGCGACGCCTCGTACATCGGTCTCACCATGTCCGACGCCGCCCAGGACGCCTATCGCGGCGAGGACAAATTCAAGGGCCGCAAAGTACCCCTGCGCACCCTCATGATCCTCTACCCCAACCGCATGCATGTCGTCTCCGTCGAGGGCAAAGGCATCAACACCATGGCGGATCTCAAGGGCAAGCGCATCTCCACCGGCGCGCCCGGCAGCGCCACCGAAGTCATGGCCTTCCGCATGCTCGAAGCGGCCGGCATAGACAAGGACAAAGACGTCAAGCGGGAGCGGCTCAGCGTCGCCGAATCCGTCAACGCCATCAAGGACAACAAGATCGACGCCTTCTTCTGGGTCGGCGGCCTGCCCACCGCGGCGGTCACGGACCTGGCCAACACGCCGGGCACCACCATCAAGATGATCGACAATGCCGACCTCGTGCCTGCGATGAACAAGAAATACGGCAACCTGTATGTCCAGGACACCATCGCCAAAACCGTCTACCGCGGCATGGACAAGGACAACCGCCAGGCCACTGTCATGAACATCCTGGTCGCCAACGAAAAGATGAGCGACCAGACGGCCTACGACATCGTCAAGACGATATTCACCAGTCGCGACGAACTCATTGCCGTGCACAAGGATACGGCCGACTTCAAGCTGGAGAACCAGAAGACCGCCGCCACGCCGATTCCCTTCCATCCCGGCGCCGTCAAGTACTACAAGGAACGGGGCGTCAACCTGGATTGA
- a CDS encoding S1 family peptidase: MRDTLRKAVAALETWFSHSPPPDVKIYKPVQTNYVKIDVWQGLGAAKKCHGSLIADNVVLTAGHCLRGNWDSVVTRYGRDFAHAITVVRDDVQPNWARIHDKNKDMKPDLALIKLPAPVRPEEGAITASIPEQDNCEASLGPAQAYRSIGTLSDQMGIQTTDVSSIAFDEAWGTTLRSNNRTSVRGDSGSPLMSSTQTQIGVHSGSIFDSATRAHIESHAVALCAYADSIKAQLRAWNASPDGAPAA, from the coding sequence ATGCGCGATACCCTGCGCAAGGCCGTCGCCGCCCTGGAGACCTGGTTCTCCCATAGCCCACCGCCCGACGTCAAAATCTATAAACCCGTGCAGACCAACTACGTCAAAATCGACGTCTGGCAAGGCCTGGGCGCCGCCAAGAAATGCCACGGCTCCCTGATCGCCGACAACGTCGTCCTGACAGCCGGCCATTGCCTGCGCGGCAACTGGGACAGCGTCGTGACCCGCTATGGCCGTGATTTCGCGCACGCCATCACCGTCGTCCGCGATGACGTCCAGCCCAATTGGGCCCGCATCCACGACAAGAACAAAGACATGAAGCCGGACCTCGCGCTCATCAAACTGCCTGCGCCCGTCCGTCCGGAAGAAGGCGCCATTACCGCCTCCATACCCGAGCAGGACAACTGCGAGGCCAGCCTCGGCCCGGCACAGGCTTATCGCAGCATAGGAACCTTATCGGACCAGATGGGCATACAAACCACGGATGTCTCCAGCATTGCGTTCGATGAAGCCTGGGGCACCACGCTGCGCAGCAACAACAGGACGTCCGTCCGGGGGGACTCCGGCAGCCCTCTGATGTCCTCTACCCAGACACAGATCGGCGTGCATAGCGGCTCCATCTTCGACTCCGCGACGCGGGCCCATATCGAATCCCACGCCGTCGCCTTGTGCGCATACGCCGACTCCATCAAGGCGCAGCTCCGCGCATGGAACGCGAGCCCCGACGGGGCACCCGCGGCGTAG
- a CDS encoding Bug family tripartite tricarboxylate transporter substrate binding protein translates to MPTLPRPTSALRRLAHALGALAFGLGLTAASVTAAHADYPQRPIQVIISFPPAGATDILARAISQKLSIELKQSVIVENRPGAGGAIGLVAAAKAPADGYTLYLAAVTNQAIAAALYKKQAASLIDDFTPIAGVGIVPHILEVPASLPVNNVGELVAYLKAKPGQYNFASQGTGTLSHLEAELFALKTGVKATHIPYKGSSQALPELVTGSSSFMFDSIPGSMPLIQAGKLKVLAVASGSRASLLPDVPTLKEAGVPGVQADNLFGFVAPKGTPQAAIDVIAQALQKVLVMPDLKTAMAAQGAELIYTPAPAFQKAIAAEHATWAEVVKEAKVSVE, encoded by the coding sequence ATGCCTACCCTGCCTCGCCCCACCTCGGCCCTGCGCCGACTGGCCCACGCCCTCGGGGCCCTGGCCTTCGGACTCGGCCTGACCGCCGCCAGCGTGACCGCGGCGCACGCCGACTACCCGCAGCGGCCCATCCAGGTCATCATCTCCTTCCCGCCGGCCGGGGCCACGGATATCCTGGCCCGGGCCATCAGCCAGAAGCTCTCCATCGAGCTCAAGCAATCCGTCATCGTCGAGAACCGCCCCGGCGCCGGCGGAGCGATCGGCCTGGTCGCGGCGGCCAAGGCGCCGGCCGACGGCTATACCCTCTACCTGGCCGCCGTCACCAACCAGGCCATCGCCGCCGCCCTCTACAAAAAGCAGGCGGCCAGCCTGATCGACGACTTCACGCCCATCGCCGGCGTCGGCATCGTCCCGCACATCCTCGAAGTGCCGGCATCCCTGCCCGTCAACAATGTCGGCGAACTGGTCGCCTACCTGAAGGCCAAGCCAGGCCAATACAACTTTGCCTCGCAGGGCACCGGCACGCTATCGCACCTGGAAGCCGAACTCTTCGCCCTGAAAACCGGCGTCAAGGCCACCCACATACCCTACAAGGGCAGTTCGCAGGCCCTGCCCGAACTCGTCACCGGCTCGTCCAGCTTCATGTTCGACAGCATTCCGGGCTCCATGCCGCTCATCCAGGCCGGCAAACTGAAAGTCCTCGCCGTGGCCTCCGGCTCGCGCGCCAGCCTGCTGCCCGACGTTCCCACGCTCAAGGAAGCGGGCGTCCCGGGCGTCCAGGCGGACAACCTGTTCGGTTTCGTCGCCCCCAAGGGCACACCCCAGGCCGCCATCGACGTGATCGCGCAGGCCCTGCAGAAAGTCCTCGTCATGCCCGACCTGAAAACCGCCATGGCGGCCCAGGGCGCGGAACTCATCTACACCCCCGCCCCCGCTTTCCAGAAAGCCATCGCGGCGGAACACGCGACCTGGGCCGAGGTCGTCAAGGAAGCCAAGGTCAGCGTCGAATAA
- a CDS encoding isopenicillin N synthase family dioxygenase, which produces MKLLQVPVIDISRFAAGSAAGKQAIARSVDQACRDIGFLIISGHGIDGGLMARMRDVSRRFFDLPLAEKTRIARPGIDVARGYIGLEDETVGRSRDQTAMAGDLNESLMIGPVDPPDPAYAHAPAAGRHFAPNIWPAAPADLQAVWTEYYRAMGALARTLMRIFAMALELDEYHFDDKIDRHISRLRLRNYPAPDKPPLPGQIRAGAHSDYGSLTILATEDRPGGLQVFNAEGQWVDVPIVPDCFIINIGDLMARWTNDRWVSTLHRVVNPPPSAQAESRRLSIVFFHNPNYDARIECLPTCRRPGEPAKYPPTTSGEHLRAMFVATQNATM; this is translated from the coding sequence ATGAAGCTCCTGCAAGTCCCCGTCATCGACATCTCGCGTTTCGCGGCCGGTAGCGCCGCCGGGAAGCAGGCCATCGCCCGCTCGGTGGACCAGGCCTGCCGCGACATCGGCTTCCTGATCATTTCGGGACACGGCATCGACGGCGGCCTCATGGCGCGCATGCGCGACGTATCGCGCCGCTTCTTCGACCTGCCGCTGGCCGAGAAGACACGCATCGCGCGCCCCGGCATCGACGTGGCGCGCGGCTACATCGGCCTGGAAGACGAAACGGTGGGCCGTTCCCGCGACCAAACCGCGATGGCGGGAGACCTGAACGAAAGCCTGATGATCGGACCGGTCGACCCGCCCGACCCCGCCTACGCCCACGCTCCCGCGGCGGGCCGCCATTTCGCGCCCAACATCTGGCCCGCCGCGCCGGCGGACCTGCAAGCCGTCTGGACCGAGTATTACCGCGCCATGGGTGCGCTGGCGCGCACGCTCATGCGCATCTTCGCCATGGCGCTGGAGCTCGACGAGTACCATTTCGACGACAAGATCGACCGCCACATCAGCCGCCTGCGGCTGCGCAACTATCCCGCGCCGGACAAGCCGCCGCTGCCCGGCCAGATCCGCGCCGGCGCGCATTCCGACTATGGCAGCCTGACCATCCTGGCCACCGAAGACCGCCCGGGCGGTCTGCAGGTCTTCAATGCCGAAGGGCAATGGGTGGACGTGCCCATCGTGCCCGATTGCTTCATCATCAACATCGGCGACCTGATGGCGCGCTGGACCAACGACCGCTGGGTCTCGACCTTGCACCGGGTGGTAAACCCTCCGCCGAGCGCGCAGGCCGAAAGCCGCCGCCTATCCATCGTCTTCTTCCACAACCCCAATTACGACGCCCGCATCGAATGCCTGCCCACCTGCCGCAGGCCCGGCGAGCCGGCCAAGTACCCGCCCACCACGTCCGGCGAACACCTGCGCGCCATGTTCGTCGCCACGCAGAACGCCACCATGTAG
- a CDS encoding TRAP transporter permease yields MTEAVRADTPAAVDDEALRKAEEYIEQEEGASNRLGGWLGAFVATVAVAMSLFHLYAAYAIVPTQVLRPVHVAFVLFLSFLVFPVSRRFRHRVMPWDWALGMLAIAIVVYLIMGGDDFTDRNTSPDPWDIFFGAALILLVMEAMRRTIGWILPVICICFLLYAFLGPYLPHPWTHRGYSIARLVGFMYMTLEGIFGVAVDVSSSLIILFTIFGAFLQLSGAGRFYIDFSFSAMGGKPAGAGRTVVLASFLLGGPSGSGVATTVTLGTVAWPMLAKVGYARNAAGGLLAAGGLGAIISPPVMGAAAFIIAEFLKISYLDVLMMAVIPTILFYLALFLMVEIDVRKYGMSSTVFAKVDSVWNLTRRYWFHFLSLVSIVVFMMLGFSPVLSVFWAIVVSFLTSFLRADTAMISYDLFRGRGSVAQHLLRSPLIEALRSGAVGMLGVGATCAGAGIIVGVVTLTGLGLKFSGIVIDYAAGSLLLTAVYTALVVWVIGLAVPVTASYIICAVIAAPALIKLGVPDFAAHMFVFYYAVLSEVSPPTALSPFAASAITGGDPYKTTMQCWKYTIPAFLVPFIFVLAPSGQGLLLMGSAKALAGANIWDIAEVTLTAAAGIFALAVGFQGWLMVRASMLQRALLIVAGVTLVYPGPLSNGIGYALILVALALQWRGQRRARRAALHARQDPNGTAPG; encoded by the coding sequence ATGACCGAAGCCGTACGAGCCGATACGCCCGCCGCCGTCGATGACGAGGCGCTGCGCAAGGCCGAGGAATACATCGAACAGGAGGAAGGCGCCAGCAACCGGCTCGGCGGCTGGCTGGGCGCATTCGTGGCCACCGTCGCGGTCGCGATGTCGCTGTTCCACCTGTATGCGGCCTATGCCATCGTGCCGACCCAAGTGCTGCGGCCCGTCCACGTGGCCTTCGTCCTGTTCCTGTCCTTCCTGGTGTTCCCGGTCAGCCGGCGCTTTCGCCACCGGGTCATGCCATGGGACTGGGCGTTGGGGATGCTGGCCATCGCCATCGTCGTCTACCTCATCATGGGCGGCGACGACTTCACCGACCGCAACACGAGCCCCGACCCCTGGGACATCTTCTTCGGGGCCGCGCTGATCCTGCTCGTCATGGAAGCCATGCGACGGACCATCGGCTGGATACTGCCCGTCATCTGCATCTGCTTCCTGCTCTACGCCTTCCTGGGCCCCTACCTGCCCCACCCCTGGACGCACCGCGGCTACAGCATCGCCCGGCTGGTCGGCTTCATGTACATGACGCTGGAAGGCATCTTCGGCGTGGCGGTGGACGTTTCGTCTTCGCTGATCATCCTGTTCACCATCTTCGGCGCTTTCCTGCAGTTGTCGGGGGCCGGCCGGTTCTACATCGATTTCTCTTTCTCCGCGATGGGCGGCAAGCCCGCCGGCGCCGGCCGCACCGTGGTCCTGGCGTCTTTCCTGCTGGGCGGCCCGTCGGGATCCGGCGTGGCCACCACGGTCACGCTGGGCACCGTGGCGTGGCCCATGCTGGCCAAGGTCGGCTATGCGCGCAACGCCGCCGGCGGCCTGCTCGCGGCCGGCGGCCTGGGCGCGATCATTTCGCCGCCGGTCATGGGTGCGGCGGCGTTCATCATTGCCGAGTTCCTGAAAATCTCGTACCTGGACGTGCTGATGATGGCGGTGATACCGACCATCCTGTTCTACCTGGCGCTGTTCCTGATGGTCGAGATAGACGTCCGCAAATACGGCATGAGCAGCACCGTGTTCGCCAAGGTGGACAGCGTCTGGAACCTGACGCGCCGCTATTGGTTCCACTTCCTGTCGCTGGTGTCCATCGTCGTCTTCATGATGCTGGGCTTCTCGCCGGTGCTGTCGGTCTTCTGGGCCATCGTCGTGTCATTCCTGACCAGCTTCCTGCGCGCCGATACCGCGATGATCTCCTACGACCTGTTCCGCGGCCGCGGCTCGGTCGCGCAACACCTGCTGCGCTCGCCGCTGATCGAGGCGCTGCGCAGCGGCGCGGTGGGGATGCTGGGCGTGGGCGCGACGTGCGCGGGGGCCGGCATCATCGTCGGGGTGGTGACGCTGACCGGGCTGGGGCTGAAGTTCAGCGGCATCGTCATCGACTATGCGGCCGGCTCGCTGCTGCTGACCGCCGTCTACACCGCCCTGGTGGTCTGGGTCATCGGCCTGGCCGTGCCGGTCACCGCCTCGTACATCATCTGTGCGGTCATCGCCGCACCGGCCTTGATCAAGCTGGGCGTGCCGGATTTCGCGGCCCATATGTTCGTCTTCTACTACGCGGTGCTGTCCGAAGTGTCGCCGCCCACCGCGCTTTCGCCCTTCGCCGCATCGGCCATCACGGGGGGCGATCCGTACAAGACCACCATGCAATGCTGGAAGTACACCATTCCGGCCTTCCTGGTGCCCTTCATCTTCGTGCTCGCGCCCAGCGGCCAGGGCCTGCTGCTGATGGGCTCGGCCAAGGCGCTGGCGGGGGCCAACATCTGGGATATCGCGGAGGTCACGCTCACCGCCGCCGCGGGGATATTCGCCCTGGCGGTGGGCTTCCAGGGCTGGCTGATGGTGCGCGCCTCGATGCTGCAGCGCGCGCTGCTGATCGTCGCCGGCGTCACCCTGGTGTATCCCGGACCGCTATCGAACGGCATCGGCTATGCGCTGATACTGGTCGCACTGGCGCTGCAATGGCGCGGCCAGCGCCGCGCCCGGCGCGCGGCCCTGCACGCGCGGCAGGACCCCAACGGGACGGCGCCAGGCTAG
- a CDS encoding cytochrome P450, giving the protein MKLQDLSTPDFYRDPYPFYEKIRASGKIFKVAPNILLSGHFDMIDAMLLDRRMGKGYMESIRARYGEDGPNQPAFQGLARMFLMMNPPAHTRLRTLLTKAFDARHVEALRLVCQEVADELVDAFPRREAFDLVSAYCAPLPVRIICRLLDVPVADADMLAADVNQLVLSLEAAPLPPEGVEKVNAAMLAVEAYFRRLVRARREQPGDDLISVLLSVEADGEGMTEEEIVSNVILLFIAGHETTANMMGNALIALHRHPEQLRQLKQRPEWLPRAINECLRYDSSVQFTTRMALEDTEAGGVPLPKGSIVFMCVGAANRDPERYADPDKLVIDRPETGNRLISFGGGIHYCMGARLAAMELQVGLSTLLARIPDMRLVNLDALQWRARNTVRGVETLIAAR; this is encoded by the coding sequence ATGAAGCTGCAAGACCTGTCCACGCCCGATTTCTATCGCGACCCCTATCCGTTCTACGAAAAGATCCGCGCCAGCGGCAAGATATTCAAGGTCGCCCCGAACATCCTGCTGAGCGGGCATTTCGACATGATCGACGCCATGCTGCTCGATCGTCGCATGGGCAAGGGCTATATGGAAAGCATCCGGGCCCGCTATGGCGAAGACGGTCCGAACCAGCCGGCTTTCCAGGGCCTGGCCCGGATGTTCCTGATGATGAACCCGCCCGCGCATACCCGCCTGCGCACGCTGCTGACCAAGGCCTTCGACGCACGCCACGTCGAAGCGCTGCGCCTGGTCTGCCAGGAAGTGGCTGACGAATTGGTGGATGCCTTTCCGCGCCGGGAGGCCTTCGACCTGGTGTCGGCATACTGCGCGCCCCTGCCCGTGCGCATCATCTGCCGCCTGCTCGATGTTCCGGTCGCCGATGCCGACATGCTGGCCGCGGATGTCAACCAACTGGTGCTGTCCCTGGAAGCCGCGCCCTTGCCGCCGGAAGGCGTGGAAAAGGTCAACGCCGCCATGCTGGCGGTGGAAGCCTATTTCCGCCGCCTGGTGCGCGCGCGCCGCGAGCAGCCCGGCGATGATCTTATATCCGTACTGCTGTCGGTGGAGGCCGACGGCGAGGGCATGACGGAAGAAGAAATCGTCTCCAACGTCATCCTGCTGTTCATCGCCGGTCATGAGACCACGGCCAACATGATGGGCAACGCCCTGATCGCCTTGCACCGCCATCCCGAGCAATTGCGGCAACTCAAGCAGCGGCCCGAATGGCTGCCCAGGGCCATCAATGAATGCCTGCGCTACGACAGTTCCGTGCAGTTCACCACCCGGATGGCGCTGGAGGACACGGAGGCCGGCGGCGTCCCCTTGCCCAAGGGCTCGATCGTATTCATGTGCGTGGGCGCCGCCAACCGCGACCCGGAGCGTTACGCCGACCCCGACAAGCTCGTGATCGACCGCCCCGAGACCGGCAACCGGCTTATCTCCTTCGGCGGCGGCATTCACTATTGCATGGGCGCGCGCCTGGCCGCGATGGAGTTGCAGGTGGGACTGTCCACCTTGCTGGCGCGCATCCCCGACATGCGGCTGGTCAACCTGGACGCGCTGCAGTGGCGGGCGCGCAATACCGTGCGCGGCGTGGAAACGCTGATCGCCGCGCGCTGA
- a CDS encoding SDR family oxidoreductase: MDDFHDKRILVMGGSAGIGLATAALAGARGAQVTIASRSADRLAAARARHPAIAQCACVDLTDAPAVERFFLAHEDWDHVVVAGSQTRSDTVRALPLEDARAAMQSKFWGAYHVARACRIRAQGSLTLVSGVFSVRPNRDAVLQGAINAALEGLMRGLALELAPVRVNAVSPSVVDTPLWQKLDPGARQHKFDAYAARVPVRRIGRPEEVAHAILSLAGNPYITGATLLVDGGDAVA; the protein is encoded by the coding sequence ATGGACGACTTCCACGACAAACGCATCCTGGTCATGGGCGGCAGCGCCGGCATCGGGCTGGCCACGGCGGCGCTGGCCGGCGCGCGCGGCGCGCAGGTCACCATCGCCAGCCGCTCGGCCGACAGGTTGGCCGCCGCGCGCGCCAGGCATCCGGCCATCGCGCAATGCGCTTGTGTCGACCTGACCGATGCCCCGGCCGTCGAACGCTTCTTCCTTGCCCACGAAGACTGGGACCATGTGGTCGTCGCCGGTTCGCAGACGCGCAGCGATACCGTGCGTGCGCTGCCGCTGGAAGACGCCCGCGCCGCCATGCAAAGCAAGTTCTGGGGCGCCTACCATGTCGCGCGGGCCTGCCGCATCCGCGCGCAGGGTTCATTGACCCTGGTGTCCGGCGTGTTCAGCGTCCGGCCGAACCGCGACGCCGTGCTGCAAGGCGCCATCAATGCCGCCCTGGAAGGACTGATGCGCGGCCTCGCGCTGGAACTGGCGCCCGTGCGCGTCAATGCCGTATCCCCCAGCGTCGTCGATACGCCCTTGTGGCAGAAGCTGGACCCGGGGGCGCGCCAGCACAAGTTCGACGCCTACGCCGCGCGCGTCCCGGTCCGCCGCATCGGCCGGCCGGAAGAGGTCGCGCACGCCATTTTGTCGCTCGCCGGCAATCCCTACATCACCGGCGCGACCCTGCTCGTCGACGGCGGCGATGCAGTCGCCTGA
- a CDS encoding catalase family peroxidase — MAALLLCATGYWYVSGARWPRPAAEPTAAEVVDAFEAADGPHPGFRRNHAKGICVTGSFESGGGAMPVSTANVFRAGSMPVIGRFSIPGGDPAMADGATNLRSLALWIMPPHGPPWGMAMNSVPVFPFRTAQDQLDFLRAMRADRRAGRSGTMQRYVISHPGARAFLDWIHTHRAPSDYGDATYYSVSAFRFIGGQGQARDGRWRLVPETPFRPLPEATASDPDFLSFDLVRRLSQGPLRWRLVISMAMPGDAVDDATQLWPQRPGRVEVDAGTLIIERAESQIDGPCRDIDFNPLALPDGIAPSDDPLLRARQAAYAESSRRRLREAHGDGKAGAQGGGAEE, encoded by the coding sequence ATGGCCGCCTTGCTGTTGTGCGCCACCGGGTATTGGTATGTGTCCGGCGCCCGATGGCCGCGTCCGGCGGCGGAGCCGACGGCGGCCGAGGTGGTGGACGCATTCGAGGCCGCCGATGGTCCGCATCCGGGCTTTCGCCGCAATCATGCCAAGGGCATCTGCGTCACCGGCAGCTTCGAAAGCGGCGGCGGCGCGATGCCGGTGTCGACCGCCAATGTGTTTCGCGCCGGCTCCATGCCCGTCATTGGCCGCTTTTCCATACCGGGTGGCGATCCCGCCATGGCCGATGGCGCGACCAATTTGCGCAGCCTCGCGCTGTGGATCATGCCGCCGCACGGCCCGCCCTGGGGCATGGCCATGAATTCCGTACCCGTGTTTCCGTTCCGCACGGCGCAGGACCAGCTCGACTTCCTGCGCGCCATGCGGGCCGACCGGCGCGCGGGACGCTCCGGCACCATGCAGCGTTACGTCATCAGCCATCCGGGCGCCCGGGCCTTCCTGGACTGGATACACACGCATCGGGCGCCTTCCGACTATGGCGATGCGACTTACTACAGCGTGAGCGCCTTCCGCTTTATCGGCGGCCAGGGCCAGGCGCGCGACGGCCGTTGGCGCCTGGTACCCGAGACGCCTTTCCGTCCCCTGCCCGAGGCGACCGCCAGCGATCCGGATTTCCTCTCCTTCGATCTGGTCCGGCGCCTGTCGCAGGGTCCCTTGCGCTGGCGCCTGGTCATCTCCATGGCCATGCCGGGCGATGCCGTCGACGACGCGACGCAGCTGTGGCCGCAACGCCCCGGGCGCGTCGAAGTCGACGCAGGAACCTTGATTATCGAGAGGGCGGAGTCGCAAATCGACGGCCCCTGCCGCGATATCGATTTCAACCCGCTGGCCCTGCCCGACGGCATCGCGCCATCGGACGACCCCTTGCTGCGGGCACGCCAGGCGGCCTACGCCGAATCGTCCAGGCGACGCCTGCGCGAAGCGCACGGCGACGGCAAGGCGGGGGCACAGGGCGGCGGCGCAGAGGAATAG